Proteins from one Penicillium digitatum chromosome 2, complete sequence genomic window:
- a CDS encoding Zn(2)-C6 fungal-type DNA-binding domain, whose product MADPVGQAGTTHSRSSAPRVRLTCEACRQRKVKCDKSSPCTSCQRLGLVCVPVERARLPRGRTRKPERIVGSDKELSERVARLEKLLKKVANERGDFLEMASTVTAPASPYTQQQSIAEASNVSPDTGQDQNDNVPGAAQPHLPRPSTAYVGGSFWEDIMQQTQELRSVLEGRLDNEDRAVKDSVSGVCASLVSSESPESSSNSPQANRRLNLQPQIRHRLCDIFFRNVDPLFKILHRPSLQAYIKEGKPYLDYEQDHQAPATLASAIYLCAVCTLDEVECQAMFNTRKRVVFAEFQKETEFALASADFVTTNDLTVLQAYVLSLLAARSQDQSRRVWTMLSMALRVGQALSLHIPQPPFTVRPFEHEMRKRAWLGIGLLDVAVSLDRASEPMMQSAWLDYNPPSNINDEDLWFNMPGPIPKHTDGTFTEMTHTLVIAAATSVTRTLAFSDLIEPAVTIMSLRQQVVYDFQQKTSDLLRGCRPDLSDFQWYAQKIAGVMGSWLQLASLRPLQRSYNFIPPKIQENALLKIAADNLQWSQEAYNYPGARSWRWYVSMWVPWHALAVALAELCVCKNPAVMSKYWTVVDDVYQRSRLIIADSQHGMLWKPLERLMSQAKTRRHELLGVDADLSHQADPTDFSLDLREALDAPRDSHVAEVPTSFEPVPWPNVWDAMDLSDPTLQSGSDDTAWLSYENFIENFHDSNYRCGLGINNSPWIARERRESMEHFNTSNSHSLGGNVAGPSSQLDSETLPILSFAPELSESGVSGKACDIDGKGSSSPRSHWHGYVSHRAPTRGV is encoded by the exons ATGGCCGATCCCGTGGGGCAAGCCGGGACAACCCACTCACGGTCCTCCGCACCACGGGTCCGCCTCACCTGCGAAGCATGTCGCCAGCGCAAAGTGAAATGTGACAAGTCAAGTCCCTGTACAAGCTGCCAGCGACTTGGCCTCGTTTGTGTCCCCGTGGAACGCGCACGTCTTCCGCGCGGTCGCACACGAAAACCCGAGCGCATAGTAGGCTCGGACAAGGAACTATCCGAGCGGGTAGCGAGACTTGAGAAACTTCTGAAAAAAGTCGCTAATGAGCGAGGAGATTTCTTAGAGATGGCCTCTACTGTCACTGCGCCTGCATCTCCGTACACACAGCAGCAGTCGATAGCAGAGGCTAGCAACGTCAGTCCTGATACTGGGCAGGATCAGAATGACAACGTGCCAGGTGCAGCTCAGCCACATCTTCCGCGCCCTTCAACGGCATATGTTGGCGGTTCATTTTGGGAGGATATCATGCAGCAG ACCCAAGAATTGCGCAGTGTCCTGGAAGGTCGTCTAGACAATGAAGACCGCGCTGTCAAAGATTCAGTGTCTGGCGTTTGTGCATCCCTTGTGAGCTCTGAAAGCCCTGAAAGCTCATCAAACTCGCCACAAGCCAACAGAAGATTAAATCTGCAACCCCAAATCCGGCATAGGCTATGTGACATTTTCTTCCGTAATGTCGATCCTCTCTTCAAAATATTACATCGACCGTCGCTACAAGCATATATCAAGGAGGGCAAGCCGTATCTTGATTATGAGCAGGATCACCAAGCGCCAGCCACCCTAGCTTCGGCCATTTACCTTTGCGCTGTGTGTACTCTTGACGAAGTGGAATGTCAGGCAATGTTCAACACGAGAAAAAGAGTGGTGTTCGCAGAATTCCAGAAAGAAACTGAATTTGCGCTTGCAAGTGCAGACTTTGTCACGACGAATGATTTAACTGTCCTGCAAGCTTACGTTCTCTCTCTG CTCGCTGCCCGATCTCAAGACCAAAGCCGAAGAGTCTGGACCATGTTGAGCATGGCACTCCGGGTAGGCCAGGCATTATCTCTCCACATCCCCCAGCCACCATTCACGGTGCGTCCTTTTGAGCACGAGATGCGCAAACGAGCCTGGCTAGGGATCGGCCTTCTCGATGTAGCAGTCTCTCTAGACAGGGCATCCGAGCCGATGATGCAATCCGCATGGCTCGATTACAACCCGCCGTCAAACATCAACGACGAGGACTTATGGTTTAATATGCCAGGGCCAATCCCCAAACACACCGATGGCACATTTACCGAAATGACACACACCTTGGTTATTGCAGCGGCGACGTCTGTGACCCGAACCCTTGCATTTTCAGACCTTATCGAGCCAGCTGTGACTATCATGAGTTTGCGACAGCAAGTTGTCTACGATTTCCAACAAAAGACATCAGACCTTCTGAGAGGCTGCAGGCCCGATCTGTCGGACTTCCAGTGGTACGCACAAAAGATAGCGGGTGTTATGGGCAGCTGGCTGCAACTAGCCTCTCTCCGGCCGCTACAACGAAGCTATAACTTTATCCCCCCGAAAATCCAAGAGAACGCCCTCCTCAAAATCGCAGCTGATAATCTGCAGTGGTCTCAGGAGGCATACAACTACCCAGGCGCCAGGTCTTGGCGGTGGTACGTCTCGATGTGGGTTCCGTGGCACGCATTGGCTGTCGCCCTTGCCGAACTCTGCGTTTGCAAAAATCCCGCGGTGATGTCAAAGTACTGGACCGTTGTTGACGACGTCTACCAGCGCTCACGGCTTATAATCGCAGACTCTCAGCACGGGATGCTCTGGAAACCTTTAGAGAGGCTCATGTCCCAGGCAAAAACGCGGAGACATGAGCTTCTCGGTGTTGATGCTGATCTTTCTCACCAAGCG GACCCCACGGACTTTTCGCTCGATTTGAGAGAGGCCCTCGATGCACCGCGGGATTCGCATGTCGCAGAAGTGCCGACTTCCTTCGAGCCGGTTCCCTGGCCCAATGTGTGGGATGCGATGGATTTGAGTGACCCGACCTTGCAAAGTGGCTCCGATGACACGGCCTGGTTGAGTTACGAAAACTTCATTGAGAATTTTCACGATAGC AATTACCGCTGTGG ACTCGGCATAAATAATTCTCCCTGGATAGCCCGCGAACGGCGAGAGAGCATGGAGCACTTCAATACTTCAAATTCCCATTCTCTGGGCGGGAA CGTTGCAGGGCCAAGTTCCCAGCTTGACTCGGAAACCTTGCCGATATTATCGTTCGCACCTGAACTTTCAGAGTCTGGGGTCTCCGGTAAAGCCTGCGATATAGATGGCAAGGGAAGCTCGTCACCGAGAAGCCATTG GCACGGTTACGTTTCCCACCGCGCTCCGACTCGGGGGGTTTAA
- a CDS encoding Chromatin remodeling complex subunit (Rsc9), putative has translation MSASTPRTSLRQGLRHAPKINQPFIPDTTPARRSHINHGFTSPQPQTSPHHVNVNPAANPQSAQFVVDSWEGKDNRQVPMSTREVPTPGNRPVIFSHLRDPSKMPRQLDYHDPYFPLRYLEVPRTDHIYKRAHYGLQSGIPDEVDFALYHLVQISNQRWDKFKFEGFPLLAETLMQKALDITQLCTGVKWEFQYDPRTPIDRINVLNSLHGTRDILDKISKIPVNLPDDSLETYDFNHRLRNIKEATLVLRNMVLLKENAFYVSRYANGLLRDFLIILINAPNQPRLNEIKNDALDIAEEVTKFLRTDPEDPLWISLVNCLDSPDRAHVVRSLWALTHFGTELDDADANRAMETLTRPTLQQMYYHTLLDLDKDILSGALDFWYQYTLSHDNIETLMDVLNFPIVFVPRMVALLTYEARPTKKETVLQEEKVAPPPTDIPRVSPELLEKLMDLSEPERSSQWLRCCFIEDSECEITQIALWQAYQSRFADPRVTGGGVLPAAEFIKNVSNTFTNAQAQVINGPGTATKFIIKGIRPLETAHTFEGFPYSYCRWADNSKPSKMCQRAFTSPTDLRNHVFGDHMNLEPTDSLGQYKLDPADSPIHTCQWDNCSRFRASGPSAITSMVAGHVSSHLPEDRPVDAQPTTAKRVVLQERIVRKWYYMDTPINEKGEPFGVAYKAALVLRNIARGLPNRTTSKYGGLPWKKACFTSQRPKIVEVWDRNRALRKELTELIMVIEKEVLRLV, from the exons ATGTCTGCCTCTACCCCTCGTACCTCGCTGCGAC AGGGCTTACGCCATGCTCCGAAAATCAACCAACCCTTCATCCCCGATACAACCCCTGCCCGTCGATCACACATCAATCATGGGTTCACATCACCACAACCGCAAACCAGCCCTCATCATGTAAACGTCAACCCGGCCGCCAATCCCCAAAGTGCGCAGTTCGTGGTCGATAGCTGGGAAGGAAAAGACAATCGACAGGTTCCTATGTCGACAAGGGAAGTTCCGACACCAGGAAACCGACCTGTCATCTTTTCCCATTTGCGTGACCCTTCAAAAATGCCCCGGCAATTGGATTATCACGACCCGTATTTCCCACTTAGATACCTCGAGGTTCCAAGGA CGGATCACATCTACAAGCGTGCTCACTACGGTTTGCAGTCAGGCATTCCAGACGAAGTCGACTTTGCGCTGTACCACTTGGTACAAATTTCAAATCAACGATGGGATAAATTCAAATTTGAAGGATTTCCCTTGCTCGCGGAAACTTTGATGCAGAAAGCACTTGACATCACACAACTCTGCACGGGGGTGAAGTGGGAATTCCAGTATGATCCTCGAACGCCGATTGACCGCATTAACGTGCTCAATTCGTTACATGGCACCCGGGATATTCTGGACAAAATTAGCAAAATCCCAGTGAACCTTCCGGACGACAGCCTTGAGACCTACGACTTCAATCATCGACTGAGAAACATAAAAGAGGCCACTTTAGTGTTGCGAAACATGGTGCTTTTGAAGGAGAACGCTTTTTATGTGTCGCGTTATGCAAACGGTCTTTTACGGGACTTTTTGATTATCTTGATCAATGCTCCCAATCAACCTCGACTGAACGAAATCAAAAATGATGCACTAGATATCGCCGAAGAGGTCACCAAGTTCTTGCGAACTGACCCTGAGGACCCGTTGTGGATTTCTTTGGTGAATTGCCTTGACTCCCCAGATCGAGCCCACGTCGTGCGGTCCCTGTGGGCCTTGACACACTTCGGCACTGAGCTGGACGATGCGGATGCAAACCGGGCCATGGAAACCCTGACCAGACCGACTCTTCAGCAGATGTACTACCACACGCTTCTCGACCTCGACAAGGATATTCTGAGTGGTGCACTAGACTTTTGGTATCAATACACCCTCAGTCATGATAATATCGAGACATTGATGGATGTCCTCAACTTCCCAATCGTCTTCGTCCCTCGCATGGTCGCACTGCTGACCTATGAAGCACGGCctaccaaaaaagaaactgTTCTTCAGGAAGAAAAAGTCGCCCCTCCACCCACTGATATCCCTCGTGTATCCCCCGAGCTTTTGGAAAAGCTCATGGACCTTTCCGAGCCGGAGCGAAGCTCCCAATGGCTGCGTTGCTGCTTCATTGAGGATTCAGAATGCGAGATTACCCAGATCGCTTTATGGCAAGCCTACCAAAGCCGCTTCGCAGATCCGCGTGTCACAGGAGGGGGCGTTCTTCCCGCTGCAGAGTTCATCAAGAATGTCAGCAATACATTCACAAACGCTCAAGCACAGGTCATCAATGGCCCCGGCACTGCCACCAAATTCATTATCAAGGGCATCCGACCTTTAGAAACGGCCCACACATTCGAGGGCTTCCCTTATTCTTATTGCAGATGGGCGGACAACTCCAAGCCTTCAAAAATGTGTCAGCGTGCATTCACATCTCCGACAGATCTCCGGAATCACGTTTTCGGCGACCACATGAACCTAGAACCCACTGATTCTCTCGGCCAGTACAAGCTTGATCCCGCAGATTCCCCCATCCatacctgtcaatgggacAACTGTTCACGATTCCGAGCATCTGGGCCCAGCGCCATTACCTCCATGGTTGCCGGCCACGTTTCGTCGCATTTGCCCGAAGATCGCCCCGTCGACGCACAGCCCACGACCGCCAAGCGCGTGGTTCTCCAAGAGCGAATAGTCCGTAAATGGTACTACATGGATACTCCGATCAACGAAAAGGGCGAACCATTCGGCGTGGCCTACAAAGCTGCCTTGGTGCTGCGCAACATCGCCCGAGGCCTGCCGAATCGGACCACGTCTAAATACGGCGGTCTTCCCTGGAAGAAGGCCTGCTTCACGAGCCAGCGCCCCAAGATCGTTGAAGTCTGGGACCGAAACCGTGCGCTGCGCAAGGAGCTTACCGAGTTAATCATGGTGATCGAGAAAGAG GTCCTCCGTCTTGTCTAA
- a CDS encoding Fungal transcriptional regulatory protein, N-terminal — MNSREQSDMPPAPSYPSPNGAQMAQGVPSYYGNRQMTTDELLSAELSRDASGPGLGETNNGVHHGQSMVLGSSNAADMGRTSSEDQHQHQHMLQFPPSQQVGVDPNHDLSYGEQSARKRSKISRACDECRRKKVRCDASSETGLETCSNCRRLGVVCQFSRVPMKRGPSKGYIKELAERLHTLENQMQPGIVQPDVPYQSMNEVSLPRGYQDFASPVESTSGNRKRTYSVFEGLPSSSFAQPSFNVRVSQNAFDASETVADPYNPVVASGSAPKPGNLFWNPTGNENDLPNGLEMSDLPKHEGDDDMSPVTLDEGALDAYYQKIHTLLPILPHTKERTLELLHQCNREAQEIFCHALYSVTRTDLSRVAGNFEKINGFENAQDLLLFHTRQPLIVHTTPVNLVWLQSLLLMIIDCDTRGPDNFVMKDGIPKGTLVQAANKLGYDLAKSQGQLKNKRSVDPDVDSDANLIRRNWVSLVILARWYAISVADATVLGGHEIGGREDERVVGQITTGIASYSTFLSEMVTLANVDHNICQTNSGLGRIIGANLVSSLERLAEMEEIFRIHELPENSTTRPLYESLQAQLYWTVRLLIKRHVFVYSPYEIIFCAQEVINEMHKSTMQSRLPSPFDLHSLALASMTLLEATVLPEHANECWATLEKVEEILDRRSKRAAEGSEFDNIFSTPEWDAKIRIFLEWRRIKSQESQLQEAEISGLAKSQQPVMGPNEQRSLQHLADLAVGAEGSVGQNAPSTPPPGLSNEQGEPDQNLAPQLTQSNGGSGRVVVDFTMLTKEGYLNVFSGLIYRRTR; from the exons ATGAACTCTCGTGAGCAGTCTGACATGCCTCCGGCGCCCTCTTACCCGTCTCCCAACGGGGCGCAGATGGCCCAGGGCGTGCCCTCGTATTATGGTAACCGCCAAATGACCACCGACGAACTACTGTCCGCGGAACTTTCGCGTGATGCCTCTGGTCCAGGTCTTGGCGAAACCAATAACGGTGTTCATCATGGCCAGTCTATGGTGTTGGGTTCCTCCAATGCTGCCGACATGGGTCGAACCTCTTCGGAGGaccaacaccagcaccagcacatGCTCCAGTTCCCTCCGAGTCAACAGGTCGGCGTCGACCCCAACCACGACTTGAGCTATGGCGAACAAAGTGCGCGCAAACGGTCGAAGATCTCCAGGGCTTGCGACGAGTGCCGGCGAAAGAAA GTTCGATGCGATGCGAGCTCGGAAACTGGCCTTGAAACGTGCTCCAACTGCAGACGCCTCGGCGTTGTATGCCAGTTTAGTCGCGTCCCGATGAAACGCGGCCCCAGCAAAGG ATATATCAAAGAACTCGCCGAGCGACTCCACACCCTGGAGAACCAGATGCAACCAGGGATCGTTCAGCCTGACGTGCCATACCAGTCTATGAACGAGGTGTCTTTACCGAGAGGGTACCAGGATTTCGCATCGCCGGTTGAATCGACCTCGGGAAATCGCAAGAGAACTTACTCGGTCTTTGAAGGTCTCCCTAGTTCTTCGTTTGCACAGCCTTCTTTCAACGTCCGCGTATCGCAAAATGCCTTTGACGCCTCTGAGACAGTGGCAGACCCGTACAATCCAGTCGTTGCCAGCGGTAGCGCACCAAAACCTGGCAATCTGTTCTGGAACCCGACGGGCAATGAGAATGATCTCCCAAACGGCCTTGAGATGTCGGATTTGCCAAAGCATGAAGGTGATGACGACATGTCACCAGTGACTCTGGATGAAGGAGCTCTTGATGC TTATTACCAGAAGATCCACACTCTTCTGCCAATTCTTCCTCATACCAAGGAGCGAACATTGGAGCTTTTGCACCAATGCAACCGCGAGGCACAGGAGATTTTCTGCCATGCGTTATACAGTGTGACTAGAACTGACCTGTCTCGCGTGGCTGGAAATTTCGAGAAGATCAATGGCTTTGAAAATGCTCAGGACCTCCTCCTGTTCCACACCCGCCAGCCTTTAATTGTCCACACGACCCCTGTGAACCTAGTCTGGCTTCAGTCTCTTTTGCTGATGATCATCGATTGTGACACTCGTGGGCCGGATAATTTCGTTATGAAAGATGGTATCCCCAAGGGCACCCTTGTCCAAGCAGCTAACAAGCTCGGATATGATTTGGCCAAGAGCCAAGGCCAGCTGAAGAACAAGCGATCTGTAGATCCCGATGTCGACTCAGATGCCAATCTCATCCGGCGCAACTGGGTGTCTTTGGTCATCTTGGCCCGGTGGTACGCCATCAGTGTGGCAGATGCCACCGTTCTAGGCGGCCATGAGATTGGCGGCCGAGAAGACGAAAGGGTTGTTGGTCAAATCACAACCGGAATCGCCT CTTACTCAACATTCCTCTCGGAGATGGTCACTTTGGCTAACGTCGACCACAACATTTGCCAGACTAACTCCGGGCTGGGTCGTATCATCGGCGCGAACCTAGTCTCGTCTCTGGAGCGTCTGGCGGAGATGGAGGAAATATTCCGGATCCACGAGCTACCCGAGAACTCTACCACTCGCCCGCTCTATGAGAGTCTCCAAGCACAACTCTACTGGACCGTCCGTTTGCTCATCAAACGCCACGTCTTCGTGTATAGCCCCTACGAGATTATCTTCTGCGCGCAGGAGGTAATTAACGAGATGCACAAGTCAACCATGCAATCCCGTCTCCCGTCTCCCTTTGATTTGCATAGTCTCGCCCTCGCCTCAATGACTCTTCTCGAGGCAACCGTTCTCCCAGAACACGCAAACGAATGCTGGGCTACTCTTGAAAAAGTCGAGGAGATACTCGACCGCCGCTCCAAGCGCGCGGCTGAGGGTTCCGAGTTCGACAACATCTTCAGCACCCCGGAATGGGACGCCAAGATCCGCATCTTCCTTGAGTGGCGTCGTATCAAGTCCCAGGAGAGCCAGCTACAGGAGGCTGAGATTAGCGGTCTTGCCAAATCCCAGCAGCCCGTGATGGGTCCCAATGAGCAGCGTTCTCTCCAGCACCTTGCGGATCTTGCTGTCGGAGCTGAGGGCTCTGTTGGTCAGAATGCGCCGTCTACGCCCCCTCCTGGTCTTTCTAATGAGCAGGGCGAACCGGATCAGAATCTTGCTCCCCAGTTGACACAGTCGAACGGCGGTTCAGGTcgtgttgttgttgattttaCCATGCTTACTAAGGAGGGCTATCTGAACGTCTTCTCTGGTTTGATCTACCGCCGCACACGTTGA
- a CDS encoding Copper fist DNA-binding, whose translation MGSLGATKILVPYPIINDYPPSFLFSFSSSLRVQRLLPSNAFYLGRHYRYLVSCLTAGAKRYPLNFRFLSAFCPNRSQCGGSQRLLILLVRRSTNSSHWDLRLYGYTLLFILFYLARPFEGSAANRLDGLIPRNTAAMLIDGEKYACEACVRGHRVSSCHHNDRQLTHINKKGRPVSQCTHCRGLRKSRTTHTQCDCGEKKKKEDCHTGISHGRCGCCHGQRCICALKKEHLDTVPETGLPFSPPPLTIETPRKPPLTSTKSESTLTIFRDGHHKPAHKHNDMAHKCGLPYTIPRSHTIHHPTDLPRRSVDHLPPGQSNFIKEPLTLSEFPTSQQTSQNGSPNSAHVSGAEEDFHPAPFDHSYLDNFVTPAPPAPSLDRSHDMLSNPISAPATMEKFPLERIVPNVPPLDVSSFASFPTTSTNSPITCVAFQEPFQECYFSSSDSDMPLGSAGIGAPSVDWSSFPLYSDVPTATSTQAPSYASFDFTGYPSGLPAPSSSGEISEADEFGPLPGLGHSNNDMHDLHSVSETSDMDHLRVSSASSLVGLPQMRLLSSNDLDSINIDDFLKSTNESTAALEHRLQAGMSIEPKSIPAQDIYTMSQIPVYKPMTSVPITSAPSPPTDSLPTWPGSLFDADSTPPMDDNFFQPSWA comes from the exons ATGGGTTCCCT TGGCGCAACGAAAATCCTCGTTCCATACCCCATTATTAACGACTACCCGCCctccttcctcttctctttttcttcgtcATTGCGTGTCCAACGTCTTCTTCCATCGAACGCTTTTTATCTTGGCCGCCACTACCGGTACTTGGTGTCCTGTCTAACGGCCGGCGCCAAACG ATACCCTTTGAATTTTCGATTTCTTTCTGCGTTCTGTCCCAATCGAAGCCAGTGCGGTGGCTCTCAACGGCTTCTTATTCTGCTAGTCCGGCGTTCCACGAACTCCTCGCATTGGGACCTTCGACTATACGGTTATACCCTTTTGTTCATTTTGTTCTACTTGGCCCGACCCTTCGAAGGATCCGCTGCCAATCGCCTTGACGGCTTGATACCTCG TAACACCGCAGCGATGCTCATCGATGGTGAAAAGTATGCTTGCGAGGCTTGCGTCCGGGGTCACCGAGTCAGCAGCTGTCACCACAATG ACCGCCAATTGACCCACATCAACAAAAAAGGCCGCCCAGTCTCTCAATGTACTCACTGCCGCGGCCTACGCAAGTCTCGGACAACCCACACCCAGTGTGACTGTggtgaaaagaaaaagaaggaagacTGCCATACCGGCATTTCCCATGGTCGCTGTGGTTGCTGTCATGGCCAGCGCTGCATTTGCGCACTGAAAAAGGAACATCTAGATACTGTGCCTGAGACCGGTCTTCCCTTCTCTCCGCCCCCGCTTACAATTGAAACTCCACGGAAACCTCCTCTTACGTCCACCAAATCTGAATCGACGCTCACGATTTTCCGCGACGGCCATCATAAACCCGCTCACAAGCATAATGATATGGCTCACAAATGTGGATTACCTTATACGATCCCGCGATCGCATACCATCCACCACCCAACCGACTTACCCCGTCGATCGGTGGATCATTTGCCGCCAGGCCAGTCCAACTTCATCAAGGAACCTCTTACCCTATCCGAATTTCCTACATCACAACAAACGTCGCAAAACGGTTCTCCGAACAGCGCGCATGTTTCGGGCGCCGAAGAAGATTTCCACCCTGCTCCTTTCGATCACTCGTATCTCGACAATTTTGTCACGCCAGCACCTCCCGCTCCATCATTAGACCGATCCCATGACATGCTGTCAAACCCGATTTCTGCCCCTGCAACCATGGAAAAATTCCCTCTGGAACGGATTGTCCCCAATGTTCCTCCGCTTGACGTCTCCTCTTTCGCCTCCTTCCCGACCACGAGCACTAATTCTCCGATCACCTGCGTAGCATTCCAAGAACCTTTCCAAGAATGTTATTTCTCCTCTTCAGACTCCGACATGCCCCTGGGGTCTGCTGGCATCGGTGCTCCCTCAGTTGACTGGTCAAGTTTTCCTCTATACTCCGACGTCCCCACAGCGACTAGCACGCAAGCCCCTTCATATGCTAGCTTTGATTTCACCGGATATCCCTCAGGTCTTCCAGCGCCTTCGTCATCCGGAGAAATCTCCGAGGCTGACGAGTTTGGACCTCTTCCAGGGTTGGGTCATTCCAACAATGACATGCATGATCTGCACAGCGTGAGCGAGACATCGGACATGGACCATCTCCGCGTCAGCTCTGCATCCTCATTGGTCGGTCTCCCTCAGATGCGTCTTCTGTCATCCAATGACCTAGACTCGATCAACATCGATGACTTCCTCAAATCGACCAATGAGTCCACCGCTGCGCTCGAGCACCGGCTGCAAGCCGGGATGAGCATAGAGCCCAAATCGATCCCTGCGCAGGATATCTACACCATGTCGCAGATTCCAGTGTACAAACCCATGACGTCTGTCCCGATCACCAGCGCTCCCTCGCCACCGACTGACTCCCTTCCTACCTGGCCTGGCAGTTTGTTTGATGCTGATTCCACCCCGCCCATGGACGACAACTTCTTCCAACCATCCTGGGCCTAG
- a CDS encoding Endonuclease/exonuclease/phosphatase, with protein sequence MDNNAPARTSMMSWKKDTLLPTRFALGPVWRIAFPSRFQRDGLVCDLFILSSTDAASTTRVRLANVHLDSLAINPSHRPQQLSIVSSFLQSAGCGLVAGDFNPNLDEDAVLVDTNGLTDALGSSASRGTWGYMGADGKQRFPPNRMDRVALLGLKACGIEMLEARRVEQDIESQLPNPSRLGLQLRSGAITTGCFALLPLGGEQ encoded by the coding sequence ATGGACAATAACGCACCTGCCAGGACAAGCATGATGTCCTGGAAAAAAGACACACTTCTCCCAACTAGATTTGCCCTGGGCCCCGTCTGGAGGATCGCCTTCCCTAGTCGCTTTCAGAGAGATGGACTCGTTTGTGACCTCTTCATTCTCTCGTCTACGGATGCTGCGTCTACGACACGAGTACGGCTGGCAAACGTTCATCTGGATTCCCTAGCTATCAACCCTTCCCACCGGCCTCAACAACTTTCCATTGTATCCTCTTTTTTGCAGAGTGCAGGCTGTGGGCTTGTTGCTGGTGATTTCAACCCGAATCTTGACGAAGATGCTGTCCTGGTAGACACGAATGGTCTTACAGATGCCCTGGGCAGCTCTGCATCCCGAGGAACCTGGGGTTACATGGGGGCGGATGGGAAGCAGCGGTTTCCGCCAAATCGGATGGACAGAGTCGCGTTGCTTGGTCTGAAAGCTTGTGGGATCGAAATGCTTGAGGCTCGGCGAGTGGAGCAGGACATTGAAAGTCAGTTACCCAATCCCAGCAGACTCGGACTACAGTTACGCTCTGGAGCGATCACCACGGGCTGCTTTGCCCTTTTGCCCTTGGGGGGTGAGCAGTAA